A genomic region of Roseateles amylovorans contains the following coding sequences:
- a CDS encoding DUF350 domain-containing protein — translation MEGFEWLKPSIVLGSILYAVIGVLVFWISFVIIDKLTPYKLWEEIVEHKNMALAVVVAAMCLSIGQIVAAAIHG, via the coding sequence ATGGAAGGCTTCGAGTGGCTCAAGCCCAGCATCGTGCTGGGGTCCATCCTGTATGCCGTCATCGGTGTGCTGGTGTTCTGGATCAGCTTCGTCATCATCGACAAGCTCACGCCCTACAAACTCTGGGAAGAGATCGTGGAGCACAAGAACATGGCGCTGGCGGTGGTGGTGGCCGCGATGTGCCTGTCGATCGGCCAGATCGTGGCAGCGGCGATCCACGGCTGA
- a CDS encoding DUF4178 domain-containing protein produces the protein MATPSPQRRWQALCPNCGAPVEFASAASASTVCSYCRSTLLREGDALRKIGTSAELFEDYSPLQLGAAGRFAGAAFTVVGRVQMAYADGSWNEWHVLFDNGEGTGRSGWLSEDNGSFVLSFEAPLKERAPSIGQVHVAGRQLLAGQSWQVASKVDATVAAAEGELPHPPHLDNSFWVVDLRNTQGEVGTLDYSDPAAPTWSVGRSVRLADLSMVGLRNESGATLKSKALPCPHCGAALEPRLENTQSIVCGQCHSVVDISKGVGADLTSYQQNNGGEPQIPLGTTGQIALSGGATKPWQVVGYLERCDIPESSEDEQTFWREYLLFNQMEGFAFLVDTEEGWSLVRPITGAPDSAKRDSVDYQGKTFKRRWNYTAKVTYVLGEFYWRVRREERALVRDYEWRNGSRLELLSAEQTGNEITWSYGRNVDAAELRRAFALPEDRMPAIKRDISSGMDQGKLLRNIVIGMLLIVVVFALLRACSSDDCAKFKDTYGASSAEYQQCKRDSRGSGTGYGGSSGGSYGGYSSGGGGHK, from the coding sequence TTGGCTACCCCGTCGCCCCAGCGCCGCTGGCAGGCCCTGTGCCCCAACTGCGGGGCACCGGTCGAGTTCGCCTCGGCCGCGTCCGCCAGCACGGTCTGCAGCTACTGTCGCTCCACGCTCCTGCGTGAAGGCGACGCGCTGCGCAAGATCGGCACCAGCGCCGAACTCTTCGAGGATTACTCGCCGCTCCAATTGGGCGCGGCGGGCCGTTTTGCGGGTGCCGCCTTCACCGTCGTCGGCCGGGTTCAGATGGCCTATGCGGACGGCAGTTGGAATGAATGGCATGTGCTGTTCGACAACGGCGAGGGCACCGGACGAAGCGGCTGGCTTTCCGAGGACAACGGCAGCTTCGTCCTGAGCTTCGAAGCCCCGCTGAAGGAACGTGCCCCATCGATCGGGCAGGTCCACGTCGCCGGACGCCAACTGCTGGCCGGCCAGTCGTGGCAGGTCGCCTCCAAGGTCGACGCCACCGTGGCCGCCGCCGAGGGCGAACTGCCCCACCCGCCTCATCTGGACAACAGCTTCTGGGTGGTCGACCTGCGCAACACGCAGGGCGAGGTCGGTACGCTGGACTACAGCGACCCGGCCGCACCGACCTGGTCGGTGGGCCGATCGGTGCGTCTGGCCGACCTGTCCATGGTCGGGCTGCGCAACGAAAGCGGTGCCACGCTCAAATCCAAGGCGTTGCCCTGCCCCCACTGCGGCGCCGCACTGGAACCGCGGCTGGAGAACACGCAGTCGATCGTCTGCGGCCAGTGTCATTCGGTGGTGGACATCTCCAAGGGGGTGGGCGCCGACCTGACCAGCTACCAGCAGAACAACGGCGGCGAGCCGCAGATTCCGCTGGGCACCACCGGCCAGATCGCCCTCAGCGGCGGCGCCACCAAGCCTTGGCAGGTGGTCGGCTACCTGGAGCGCTGCGACATTCCGGAAAGCAGCGAGGACGAGCAGACCTTCTGGCGTGAATACCTGCTGTTCAACCAGATGGAGGGCTTTGCCTTCCTGGTGGACACCGAGGAAGGCTGGAGCCTGGTCCGCCCCATCACCGGCGCGCCGGACAGCGCCAAGCGCGATTCGGTCGACTACCAGGGCAAGACCTTCAAGCGCCGCTGGAACTACACCGCCAAGGTCACCTATGTGCTGGGCGAGTTCTACTGGCGCGTGCGCCGGGAGGAACGGGCCCTGGTGCGCGACTATGAATGGCGAAACGGCAGCCGGCTGGAGTTGCTCAGCGCCGAGCAGACCGGCAACGAGATCACCTGGAGCTACGGCCGCAATGTCGACGCGGCCGAACTCCGGCGTGCCTTCGCGCTGCCGGAAGACCGCATGCCGGCGATCAAGCGCGACATCTCGTCGGGCATGGACCAAGGCAAGCTGCTGCGCAACATCGTCATCGGCATGCTGCTGATCGTGGTGGTGTTTGCGTTGCTGCGGGCCTGCAGCAGCGACGACTGCGCCAAGTTCAAGGACACCTACGGCGCCTCCAGTGCCGAATACCAGCAATGCAAACGCGACAGTCGCGGCAGCGGTACCGGCTACGGCGGCTCCAGCGGCGGCTCCTACGGCGGCTACAGCAGCGGCGGCGGCGGGCACAAATAA
- a CDS encoding SPFH domain-containing protein, whose translation MGLMDFIKKQFIDIIQWTEDDNGVLAYRFPMQDFEIQYGASLTVRESQMAVFINEGKVADVFGPGMYKLTTQTLPVLTYLKNWDKLFESPFKSDVYFFSTRQQVDQRWGTTQPVTIRDKDFGAVRVRAFGNYSYRVVDPKKFHTEISGTRERYTVTELDGQLRGLMLQHISDAVAQSGIPFLDLAANQVEFAKALQEATSPAFDALGLKLEMVTLQNVSLPEELQKILDQKIGMGMIGQNMGQFLQYQTAQAIPKLAEGVGSGGGGVAGDAMGLGAGLALGQTLAQQLQAGLAPANTAAGAAAAGTAAGTAAGAAAAPAVPQPVSQSADEVLLLLEKLGDLKAKGILTDEEFAAKKAELLKKLS comes from the coding sequence ATGGGCCTGATGGACTTCATCAAGAAACAGTTCATAGACATCATCCAGTGGACGGAGGATGACAACGGCGTCCTGGCCTACCGCTTCCCGATGCAGGACTTCGAAATCCAGTACGGCGCTTCGCTGACCGTGCGCGAATCGCAGATGGCGGTCTTCATCAATGAAGGCAAGGTGGCCGATGTCTTCGGCCCCGGCATGTACAAGCTGACCACCCAGACGCTGCCGGTCCTGACCTACCTGAAGAACTGGGACAAGCTGTTCGAATCCCCGTTCAAGAGCGACGTCTACTTCTTCAGCACCCGGCAACAGGTTGACCAGCGCTGGGGCACCACCCAGCCGGTGACCATCCGCGACAAGGACTTCGGCGCGGTGCGCGTGCGCGCCTTCGGCAACTACAGCTACCGCGTGGTGGACCCGAAGAAGTTCCACACCGAAATTTCCGGCACCCGCGAGCGCTACACCGTCACCGAACTGGACGGCCAACTGCGCGGCTTGATGCTGCAGCACATCAGCGATGCAGTGGCGCAGTCCGGCATCCCGTTCCTGGATCTCGCGGCCAATCAGGTCGAGTTCGCCAAGGCCCTGCAGGAAGCCACCTCACCCGCGTTCGATGCGCTGGGCCTGAAGCTGGAGATGGTCACCCTGCAGAACGTCTCGCTGCCCGAGGAACTGCAGAAGATCCTGGACCAGAAGATCGGCATGGGCATGATCGGCCAGAACATGGGCCAGTTCCTGCAGTACCAGACCGCACAAGCCATCCCGAAGCTGGCCGAAGGCGTGGGCTCGGGCGGCGGCGGCGTGGCCGGCGACGCCATGGGCTTGGGCGCCGGGCTGGCCTTGGGCCAGACGCTCGCCCAACAGCTGCAGGCGGGCCTCGCACCCGCCAACACTGCTGCCGGGGCAGCGGCTGCAGGTACGGCTGCAGGTACGGCTGCAGGTGCAGCCGCAGCGCCGGCGGTGCCTCAACCGGTCAGCCAGAGCGCCGACGAGGTCCTGCTTCTGTTGGAGAAGCTGGGCGACCTGAAAGCCAAGGGCATCCTGACCGACGAGGAATTCGCCGCGAAGAAGGCTGAACTGCTCAAGAAGTTGAGCTGA
- the kdpF gene encoding K(+)-transporting ATPase subunit F, with the protein MSGLYWVTGLVSAGLFVYLVVALWRAEKF; encoded by the coding sequence ATGAGCGGCCTGTACTGGGTGACCGGCCTGGTCAGCGCCGGCCTGTTTGTCTATCTCGTCGTGGCGCTGTGGCGCGCCGAGAAGTTCTGA
- the kdpA gene encoding potassium-transporting ATPase subunit KdpA translates to MNSFATLNLILFLALTLLLAWPLSRWVTALAQGRLPRWAAALERPFFRVAGVKPEQGMHWKQYALALLLFNLLGVLAVYALQRLQDVLPLNPQAMAAVSPDSAFNTAISFVANTNWQGYGGEATMSYLTQMLALTVQNFLSAATGISVVFALIRGFANKLSGQVGNFWADIGRITVWLLLPLAFVLAMVFVQQGVIQNFDGYRTVQTLEATDYQTPQSGPDGQPLKDAQGQPLMQNQRADTQTLAMGPVASQEAIKMLGTNGGGFFNANSAHPYENPTPLTNLLQMLAIFVIPAALCLSFGQMVGDRRQGAAILAAMTVLFVAGVLVATPAEQAGNPLVAAQGVDIQAGDQQAGGNMEGKETRFGISASSLFAVVTTAASCGAVNAMHDSFTPIGGAVPMVMMMLGEVVFGGVGTGLYGMLIFAILAVFIAGLMIGRTPEYLGKKIEPFEMKMSAVAILVTPIVVLAGTAIAVMAEPGRAGIANPGVHGFSEILYALTSAANNNGSAFAGLSANTPFYNTLLGIAMWLGRFLMIVPVLAIAGSLAAKKRIPVGEGTLPTHGPLFIALLIGTVLLVGLLNYVPALALGPIVEHLMLWKL, encoded by the coding sequence ATGAACAGCTTCGCTACCCTCAATCTGATTCTTTTCCTCGCCCTGACGCTGCTGCTGGCCTGGCCACTGTCGCGCTGGGTCACCGCGCTGGCCCAAGGGCGACTGCCCCGTTGGGCCGCCGCGCTGGAGCGTCCATTCTTCCGCGTCGCCGGCGTCAAGCCGGAGCAGGGCATGCACTGGAAGCAGTACGCGCTGGCGCTGCTGCTCTTCAACCTACTCGGTGTGCTGGCGGTGTATGCGCTGCAGCGCCTGCAGGATGTGCTGCCGCTGAATCCGCAAGCCATGGCGGCGGTGTCGCCGGATTCTGCCTTCAACACCGCCATCAGCTTCGTGGCCAACACCAACTGGCAGGGCTATGGCGGCGAGGCCACCATGAGCTACCTCACCCAGATGCTGGCGCTGACGGTGCAGAACTTCCTGTCCGCGGCCACCGGCATTTCGGTGGTGTTCGCGCTGATCCGTGGCTTTGCCAACAAGCTCAGCGGTCAGGTGGGCAACTTCTGGGCGGACATCGGTCGCATCACGGTGTGGCTGCTGCTGCCGCTGGCCTTCGTGCTGGCGATGGTGTTCGTCCAGCAGGGCGTGATCCAGAACTTCGACGGCTACCGCACCGTCCAGACCCTGGAGGCGACCGACTACCAGACGCCCCAGTCGGGTCCCGACGGCCAGCCGCTCAAGGATGCCCAGGGCCAGCCCCTGATGCAGAACCAGCGCGCCGACACCCAGACCCTGGCCATGGGCCCGGTGGCGTCGCAGGAGGCCATCAAGATGCTGGGGACCAACGGCGGCGGCTTCTTCAATGCCAATTCCGCGCATCCCTATGAGAACCCGACGCCGCTGACCAACCTGCTGCAGATGCTGGCCATCTTCGTGATCCCGGCGGCGCTGTGCCTGAGCTTCGGCCAAATGGTGGGCGATCGACGCCAGGGGGCGGCCATCCTCGCCGCGATGACCGTGCTGTTCGTCGCCGGCGTGCTGGTCGCCACGCCGGCGGAGCAAGCCGGCAATCCGCTGGTGGCGGCGCAGGGCGTGGACATCCAGGCGGGTGACCAACAGGCCGGCGGCAACATGGAAGGCAAGGAGACCCGCTTTGGCATCAGCGCCAGTTCGCTGTTCGCGGTGGTGACCACGGCGGCCTCGTGCGGCGCGGTCAATGCCATGCACGACTCCTTCACCCCGATCGGCGGCGCCGTGCCCATGGTCATGATGATGCTGGGCGAGGTGGTGTTCGGCGGTGTCGGCACCGGTCTGTACGGCATGCTGATCTTCGCGATCCTGGCGGTGTTTATCGCCGGTCTGATGATCGGCCGCACGCCGGAGTACCTGGGCAAGAAGATCGAGCCCTTCGAGATGAAGATGAGCGCGGTCGCCATCCTGGTGACGCCGATCGTGGTGCTGGCTGGCACGGCCATCGCGGTGATGGCGGAGCCCGGCCGGGCCGGCATTGCCAACCCCGGCGTGCACGGCTTCAGCGAGATCCTCTATGCGCTGACCTCCGCGGCCAACAACAACGGCAGCGCCTTTGCGGGCCTCTCGGCCAACACGCCGTTCTACAACACCTTGCTGGGCATCGCGATGTGGCTGGGCCGCTTCCTGATGATCGTGCCGGTGCTGGCCATCGCCGGCAGTCTGGCGGCCAAGAAGCGGATTCCCGTGGGCGAGGGCACGTTGCCCACCCATGGACCGCTGTTCATCGCACTGCTCATCGGCACGGTGTTGCTGGTCGGCCTGCTGAACTATGTGCCCGCCCTGGCGCTGGGCCCCATCGTCGAGCACCTGATGCTCTGGAAGCTCTGA
- the kdpB gene encoding potassium-transporting ATPase subunit KdpB: MTTELKPISNPAPADRRTEVRGGVAAGGPAPQDALGSTSPTSLSSTASSHPSPHPQRHRSGLWDPALVKPALVQSFAKLAPAVQLRNPVMFVVYAGSILTTGLWMASFAKPELAGTEGPGFMLAIALWLWFTVLFANFAEALAEGRSKAQAASLRGLKAKTWAKKLEQPRHGSSWHPVNSEELRKGHVVLVEAGDLVPLDGEVIEGVASVDESAITGESAPVIRESGGDFSAVTGGTRVLSDWVVVRIAVNPGEAFLDRMIAMVEGAKRQKTPNEIALTILLVALTLVFLVVTVTLLPYSLFSVDAAGAGTVVSITALVSLLVCLIPTTIGGLLSAIGVAGMSRLMQANVIATSGRAVEAAGDVDVLMLDKTGTITLGNRQASAFLPAPGLGEQALADAAQMASLADETPEGRSIVVLAKQRFNLRERELVSLQAHFVPFTAQTRMSGVNFGPVDAPDRQLRKGAVDAIRRFVESHGGQMPAQVTAAAEEVARRGSTPLVVADLSEGRARVLGVVELKDIVKGGIKERFAQLRRMGIKTVMITGDNRLTAAAIAAEAGVDDFLAEATPEAKLQLIRDYQSEGRLVAMTGDGTNDAPALAQADVAVAMASGTQAAKEAGNMVDLDSNPTKLLEIVETGKQLLMTRGSLTTFSIANDVAKYFAIIPAMFLGVYPQLGALNVMGLHSPSSAILSAVIFNALIIVALIPLALKGVAYRPIGAAALLRRNLWIYGLGGLIVPFIGIKAIDLLLTATHLV; encoded by the coding sequence ATGACCACCGAACTCAAGCCTATTTCCAATCCGGCGCCGGCCGACCGCCGCACCGAGGTCCGTGGCGGCGTGGCCGCTGGCGGTCCTGCGCCGCAGGATGCCCTCGGATCGACGTCACCGACGTCGCTGTCGAGCACGGCGTCCTCGCATCCGTCGCCGCATCCGCAGCGGCATCGCAGCGGCCTGTGGGATCCCGCGCTGGTCAAGCCCGCGCTGGTCCAGTCCTTCGCCAAGCTCGCACCGGCGGTGCAGCTGCGCAATCCGGTGATGTTTGTCGTCTACGCGGGCAGCATCCTGACCACTGGCCTGTGGATGGCGAGCTTCGCCAAGCCCGAGCTGGCCGGCACCGAAGGGCCGGGCTTCATGCTGGCCATCGCGCTGTGGCTGTGGTTCACCGTGCTGTTTGCCAATTTCGCCGAGGCCCTGGCCGAGGGCCGCTCCAAGGCCCAGGCCGCGTCGCTGCGCGGTCTCAAGGCCAAGACCTGGGCCAAGAAGCTGGAGCAGCCGCGCCATGGCTCGTCCTGGCATCCGGTGAATTCGGAGGAGCTTCGCAAGGGCCATGTCGTGCTGGTGGAAGCCGGTGACCTGGTGCCGCTGGACGGCGAGGTCATCGAAGGCGTGGCCTCGGTCGACGAGAGCGCCATCACCGGCGAATCCGCACCCGTGATCCGTGAATCCGGCGGCGACTTCTCGGCCGTGACCGGTGGCACACGCGTGCTGTCGGACTGGGTGGTGGTGCGCATCGCGGTGAATCCGGGGGAAGCTTTCCTGGACCGGATGATCGCCATGGTGGAAGGCGCCAAGCGCCAGAAGACGCCCAACGAAATCGCGCTGACCATCCTGCTGGTGGCGCTCACCCTGGTGTTCCTGGTGGTGACGGTGACGCTGCTGCCGTACTCGCTGTTCAGCGTGGACGCGGCCGGCGCCGGCACGGTGGTGTCGATCACCGCCCTGGTGTCGCTGCTGGTCTGCCTGATTCCGACCACGATCGGCGGCCTGCTGTCGGCCATCGGCGTGGCGGGGATGAGCCGCTTGATGCAGGCCAACGTGATCGCCACCTCGGGCCGTGCGGTGGAGGCGGCGGGCGATGTGGACGTGCTGATGCTGGACAAGACCGGCACCATCACGCTGGGCAATCGTCAGGCGAGTGCTTTCCTGCCGGCGCCGGGCCTGGGCGAGCAAGCCCTGGCCGATGCGGCGCAGATGGCCTCGCTGGCCGATGAGACGCCGGAAGGACGCAGCATCGTCGTGCTGGCCAAGCAGCGCTTCAATCTGCGCGAACGGGAGCTGGTGAGCCTGCAGGCGCACTTTGTGCCGTTCACCGCGCAGACCCGCATGAGCGGCGTGAACTTCGGCCCCGTCGACGCCCCCGATCGGCAGTTGCGCAAGGGTGCGGTCGATGCGATTCGTCGCTTCGTGGAATCGCACGGCGGCCAGATGCCGGCGCAGGTGACGGCGGCAGCGGAAGAGGTCGCCCGCCGCGGCAGCACGCCGCTGGTGGTGGCGGATCTGTCGGAAGGCCGCGCCCGTGTGCTGGGCGTGGTCGAGCTCAAGGACATCGTCAAGGGCGGCATCAAGGAGCGCTTCGCGCAGTTGCGCCGCATGGGCATCAAGACGGTGATGATCACCGGCGATAACCGCCTGACCGCCGCCGCCATCGCCGCCGAGGCCGGTGTGGACGATTTCCTGGCCGAGGCGACGCCCGAGGCCAAGCTGCAACTGATCCGGGACTACCAGTCCGAGGGTCGGCTGGTCGCGATGACCGGTGACGGCACCAACGATGCACCGGCGCTGGCGCAGGCCGATGTGGCGGTGGCCATGGCCAGCGGCACGCAGGCGGCCAAGGAGGCCGGCAACATGGTCGACCTGGATTCCAATCCGACCAAGCTGCTGGAGATCGTCGAGACCGGCAAGCAGCTGCTGATGACGCGCGGCTCGCTGACCACCTTCTCGATTGCCAACGACGTGGCCAAGTACTTCGCCATCATTCCGGCAATGTTCCTGGGCGTGTATCCGCAGCTGGGCGCGCTGAACGTGATGGGGCTGCACAGCCCGTCCTCGGCCATCCTGTCGGCGGTGATCTTCAACGCGCTGATCATCGTCGCGCTGATTCCGCTGGCCCTGAAGGGCGTGGCCTATCGCCCGATCGGCGCGGCGGCCCTGTTGCGCCGCAACCTCTGGATCTACGGCCTGGGCGGGCTGATCGTGCCGTTCATCGGCATCAAGGCCATCGACCTGCTGCTCACTGCAACGCATCTGGTCTGA
- the kdpC gene encoding potassium-transporting ATPase subunit KdpC: MMRPALVGFLLLSAITGLLYPAAVTGLAKAVFPHQAAGSLIERDGRLVGSELIGQNFSSPRYFWGRPSATGPMANNAANSSGSNQGPTNPALVEAVKARIEALKAVDPENRLPVPVDLVSASASGLDPHISMAAARYQAARVARERGLSIDTVQRLIQAHTEARDLAVLGEPRVNVLRLNLALDREPGQKVVTPAPAAAASAA; this comes from the coding sequence ATGATGCGTCCGGCGCTGGTCGGCTTCCTGCTGCTGAGCGCAATCACCGGCTTGCTGTACCCGGCGGCGGTGACTGGGTTGGCCAAGGCGGTCTTTCCGCACCAGGCCGCCGGCAGCCTGATCGAGCGTGACGGCCGGTTGGTCGGCTCCGAGCTGATCGGCCAGAACTTCAGCTCGCCGCGCTATTTCTGGGGCCGTCCGTCGGCGACGGGCCCGATGGCCAACAACGCCGCCAACTCAAGCGGCTCAAACCAGGGCCCGACCAACCCCGCGCTGGTGGAGGCGGTGAAGGCCCGCATCGAGGCGCTCAAGGCCGTCGATCCGGAGAACCGGCTGCCAGTGCCGGTGGACCTGGTCAGTGCGTCGGCCAGTGGGCTGGACCCGCACATCAGCATGGCCGCCGCACGCTACCAGGCGGCTCGGGTCGCGCGTGAGCGCGGTCTGTCCATCGACACCGTGCAGCGGTTGATCCAGGCCCACACCGAAGCCCGCGATCTGGCGGTGCTGGGTGAGCCGCGCGTCAACGTGCTGCGGCTCAATCTCGCGCTGGACCGCGAGCCGGGGCAGAAGGTGGTCACACCTGCGCCGGCAGCGGCAGCCTCGGCCGCCTGA